From a region of the Neobacillus niacini genome:
- the cyoE gene encoding heme o synthase: MNKNEIPSTNNRKTPLLSASILLKDLKALLKAGVLTANVLPVFSGYWLALHFTGKSFVDYWELFLLTIVGSTMVMAGALILNNWYDVDIDTVMERTKNRPTVTGNIPLKVVLLMGVISTIIGFILLLLTTVEATIYGFIGWFTYVFLYTMWSKRRYTFNTIIGSVSGAVTPLIGWTAIESSLHIVPIVLFLILFVFQMPHTFAIAMKKCKEYSAAGVAMLPVVRGFAVTKVQIVVYVACLLPLPFFLTSLGTAFIVLATIFNIGWLAVSIGGFFTKNDLKWAHVVFLYSVNYITILFLLMVIVTF; the protein is encoded by the coding sequence ATGAATAAAAACGAAATACCTTCTACTAACAACAGGAAAACACCCTTATTAAGTGCTTCTATATTACTTAAAGATCTAAAGGCACTCTTAAAGGCAGGTGTTTTGACAGCTAATGTTCTGCCTGTCTTTTCTGGCTATTGGCTTGCCCTGCATTTTACGGGAAAATCCTTTGTTGATTACTGGGAATTATTCCTATTAACAATTGTCGGCAGCACAATGGTTATGGCCGGAGCACTTATTCTCAATAATTGGTATGATGTTGATATTGATACAGTCATGGAAAGAACAAAAAATCGTCCAACTGTTACTGGAAATATCCCACTAAAAGTAGTCTTATTGATGGGGGTTATCTCTACAATAATTGGGTTTATCCTTTTACTTTTAACCACTGTTGAGGCGACCATTTATGGATTTATTGGTTGGTTCACTTATGTATTTTTATATACCATGTGGTCGAAACGAAGATATACATTTAATACAATAATTGGCAGTGTATCAGGGGCTGTAACACCGTTAATCGGTTGGACAGCGATTGAGTCAAGCTTGCACATCGTTCCTATTGTATTATTTCTGATCCTATTTGTTTTTCAAATGCCGCATACTTTTGCGATTGCTATGAAAAAGTGTAAAGAATATAGTGCTGCAGGTGTAGCGATGCTTCCAGTGGTACGCGGGTTTGCCGTAACAAAAGTGCAAATAGTCGTCTATGTAGCCTGTTTACTGCCTTTACCGTTTTTCTTAACTTCTCTAGGTACAGCCTTTATTGTACTTGCAACTATATTTAATATAGGTTGGTTAGCTGTGAGTATCGGTGGATTTTTCACTAAGAACGATTTAAAGTGGGCACATGTGGTCTTTTTATATTCCGTAAATTATATAACGATTCTTTTTTTACTAATGGTTATTGTTACTTTTTAG
- the hpt gene encoding hypoxanthine phosphoribosyltransferase — protein sequence MAYRVKDTMISEDKIKQRVKELAEEIERDFNNEAIMLIVVLKGSFVFAADLIREMKGHINVDFISVSSYSNQTETTGKVKLLKDLDEDITNKNVVVVEDIIDSGLTLHFLRDHLNMHKPKQIKICTLLDKPERRRVELPVDYVGFVIPDEFIVGYGIDYAQRYRNLPYIATVEEY from the coding sequence ATGGCATACAGAGTGAAAGATACGATGATTTCGGAGGATAAAATAAAACAAAGAGTGAAAGAATTAGCCGAAGAGATTGAAAGAGATTTTAACAATGAGGCAATTATGTTAATCGTTGTGTTAAAAGGATCGTTTGTATTCGCAGCAGACTTGATCCGTGAAATGAAAGGACATATAAACGTTGATTTCATTTCAGTTTCTAGCTACAGCAACCAAACAGAAACAACCGGAAAGGTAAAGCTATTAAAGGATCTTGATGAAGATATCACGAATAAAAATGTTGTTGTGGTTGAAGATATCATTGACAGTGGATTGACATTGCATTTCTTAAGAGACCATCTAAACATGCATAAGCCAAAACAAATTAAAATTTGCACACTCTTAGACAAACCTGAAAGAAGACGAGTTGAATTGCCTGTGGATTATGTTGGTTTCGTCATCCCTGATGAATTCATTGTCGGTTATGGCATAGATTATGCCCAAAGGTATAGAAATTTACCATATATTGCGACTGTGGAAGAATATTAA
- a CDS encoding vWA domain-containing protein gives MNSNLTEIIFLLDRSGSMGGLESDTIGGFNAFIENQRKLAGKTLVTGVLFDDQYEVIWNGVESEKVKLTAEEYYVRGCTALLDAVGRTILDVGYRLSKTKKEDRPGKVIFVITTDGFENASREFTYEKVKELIKHQQEKYSWEFIFLGANIDAEREAYNLGIHSQNAFNFEASGVGVESMYKMVCEEVSERRQGSKIVAGSGLFKHLANK, from the coding sequence TTGAATAGTAATCTAACCGAAATTATTTTCCTTCTTGACCGAAGCGGTTCGATGGGAGGGCTTGAAAGTGACACAATTGGCGGGTTTAATGCTTTTATTGAAAATCAGAGGAAATTAGCAGGTAAAACATTGGTCACAGGTGTTCTTTTCGATGATCAATATGAAGTCATTTGGAATGGCGTTGAGTCAGAAAAAGTGAAGCTGACAGCAGAAGAATATTATGTAAGAGGGTGTACAGCGCTGCTTGATGCGGTAGGAAGAACGATTCTTGATGTAGGATATCGATTATCAAAAACAAAAAAAGAAGATCGACCAGGTAAGGTCATTTTTGTGATTACAACTGATGGCTTTGAGAATGCAAGCCGTGAATTTACCTATGAAAAAGTGAAAGAGTTGATTAAGCACCAGCAGGAGAAATATAGCTGGGAGTTCATTTTTCTCGGTGCTAATATTGATGCAGAAAGAGAAGCGTATAATCTTGGAATTCATAGCCAAAATGCATTTAACTTCGAAGCTTCAGGGGTTGGTGTTGAAAGCATGTATAAAATGGTATGTGAAGAAGTTTCGGAGAGAAGACAGGGCAGCAAGATCGTTGCGGGTTCAGGTTTGTTTAAGCACCTAGCTAATAAATAG
- a CDS encoding VOC family protein, whose amino-acid sequence MPVNVYLVFNGNTREAVEFYAKVFKTEAPQIMTFGDQPQHPDYPMPEEAKNLVMHTRLNIDGSTVMFSDNFPGSPFIEGNNVTLALVSKNLDDIQSWYDQLKEGGTVTMELQETFWAKLYGQVTDKFGIHWQISHDSGEYGS is encoded by the coding sequence ATGCCAGTAAATGTTTATCTTGTTTTTAATGGTAACACCCGTGAGGCAGTAGAGTTTTATGCGAAAGTATTTAAAACCGAAGCACCACAAATTATGACCTTTGGTGATCAGCCGCAGCATCCTGATTACCCTATGCCAGAGGAAGCAAAAAATTTAGTAATGCACACTCGACTAAACATTGATGGAAGTACTGTCATGTTCTCGGACAATTTCCCTGGATCACCATTTATCGAAGGAAACAACGTGACACTTGCATTAGTAAGTAAAAATTTGGATGATATCCAATCTTGGTATGACCAGCTAAAAGAAGGCGGAACAGTTACGATGGAGCTCCAAGAAACCTTCTGGGCTAAACTCTATGGCCAAGTAACAGATAAATTTGGAATTCACTGGCAGATAAGCCATGATAGCGGAGAATACGGCAGTTAA
- a CDS encoding amino acid ABC transporter ATP-binding protein yields the protein MAIIEVSNLKKSFGKLDVLKQITFDVNKNDVIAVIGPSGSGKSTMLRSLVHLEEINGGSITIAGDPFVKDGVYAKPQDIKKITSKMGMVFQHFNLFPHLTVKENLELPPKLVKNEPTAAIQQRSTELLRKIGLTDHSNAYPANLSGGQKQRVAIARALMMNPEILLFDEPTSALDPELTGEVLEVIKALAEEQMTMIVVTHEMGFAREVANRVIFMDNGEIIETGDPSELFTNPQNERTKAFLSRSLK from the coding sequence GTGGCTATCATTGAGGTTTCCAACCTGAAGAAATCGTTTGGCAAGCTGGATGTACTAAAACAGATAACATTTGATGTAAATAAAAATGATGTAATAGCGGTAATCGGCCCGTCTGGGTCGGGGAAAAGTACGATGCTTCGCAGTTTAGTTCACTTGGAGGAAATAAATGGAGGAAGCATTACGATTGCTGGTGATCCGTTTGTTAAGGATGGAGTCTACGCAAAACCGCAGGATATCAAAAAGATTACTTCTAAAATGGGTATGGTCTTCCAGCATTTTAATCTATTCCCTCACCTAACGGTTAAGGAGAATTTAGAACTGCCTCCTAAATTGGTAAAGAACGAGCCAACTGCAGCCATTCAGCAGAGAAGCACGGAGCTATTAAGGAAAATTGGTCTGACAGATCATTCAAATGCATACCCAGCAAATCTATCAGGCGGTCAAAAACAAAGGGTGGCGATTGCTAGAGCACTAATGATGAATCCCGAAATTTTATTATTTGATGAACCTACTTCAGCATTGGATCCTGAATTGACGGGAGAGGTTCTGGAGGTCATCAAGGCACTAGCCGAAGAGCAGATGACGATGATCGTTGTTACACATGAAATGGGCTTTGCCAGGGAAGTGGCGAACCGGGTTATTTTCATGGACAACGGCGAAATTATTGAAACTGGGGACCCTTCGGAATTATTTACAAATCCTCAGAACGAACGGACTAAAGCCTTCTTAAGTAGAAGCTTGAAATAA
- a CDS encoding amino acid ABC transporter permease, translating to MTLDYFTSILVPMLEGAQMTVLLFIIAIIASIPLGFLLTLAVKSSVKPLSLLAQGYIYIMRGTPLLLQLLLICFGLPMLPVVGEYLVLDRFVAACLGFVLNYAAYFAEIFRGGLLAIDKGQYEASQVLGLSKWQTTTRIILPQMFRVTLPAIANESVTLVKDTALLYAVAVPELLHYAQTAVNRDFTIVPFFVAGLIYLVMTLFLTFIFKGIERRYKFE from the coding sequence ATGACGTTAGACTATTTCACGTCCATTCTGGTACCAATGCTTGAAGGTGCACAGATGACCGTTTTATTGTTTATTATTGCGATTATCGCCTCAATCCCACTAGGCTTTCTGCTGACTCTCGCTGTTAAAAGCAGCGTGAAGCCTTTATCCTTACTTGCTCAGGGCTATATTTATATCATGCGGGGGACCCCTTTATTACTGCAGTTATTATTAATTTGTTTCGGTCTGCCGATGCTGCCTGTGGTCGGTGAATATTTAGTTTTAGATCGGTTCGTGGCTGCTTGTTTAGGGTTCGTATTAAATTACGCAGCTTACTTTGCAGAAATATTCCGTGGCGGACTCTTGGCAATTGATAAAGGTCAATATGAGGCTTCACAGGTTCTTGGTTTGAGTAAGTGGCAGACAACAACAAGGATTATTTTACCGCAAATGTTTCGGGTTACCCTTCCCGCGATTGCGAACGAATCCGTAACACTTGTTAAGGACACGGCCCTGCTCTATGCAGTTGCTGTACCGGAGCTGCTCCACTACGCTCAAACCGCTGTAAACCGTGACTTTACAATAGTTCCATTCTTCGTTGCTGGTTTGATTTATCTTGTTATGACACTCTTTTTAACATTTATTTTTAAAGGAATTGAAAGAAGATACAAATTTGAATAA
- a CDS encoding amino acid ABC transporter substrate-binding protein: MKKRFVTMILIVAAALVIFTGCSKSASKEEDKLIIGIDDKFAPMGFRDEDNNIVGFDIDYAKAAAEKMGTEVTFQPIDWKTKEAELSSGRIDLIWNGYTITDERKEKVLFTKPYLKNAQVIVTLADSQLTKLDDLEGKVVGLQSLSSASDALNASPVKEKIKTVTEFADNVQALTDLKNGRLDAVVIDEIVINYYMTQEKETFKVLEESLAPEEYGIGVKKGNEELLEKLQKALDEMNEDGTAASISEKWFGEDKVLK, from the coding sequence ATGAAAAAACGATTCGTAACGATGATTCTTATAGTAGCTGCAGCACTTGTCATTTTTACTGGGTGCTCAAAATCAGCAAGTAAAGAAGAAGATAAGCTTATTATCGGAATCGATGATAAGTTTGCACCGATGGGGTTCCGCGATGAGGATAACAATATCGTTGGCTTTGATATTGATTATGCTAAAGCGGCGGCAGAAAAAATGGGAACAGAAGTTACATTCCAGCCAATCGACTGGAAAACAAAAGAAGCAGAGCTTAGCAGCGGAAGAATTGACCTTATTTGGAACGGATACACGATTACAGATGAACGGAAAGAGAAAGTCCTATTTACAAAACCTTATTTAAAAAATGCACAGGTAATCGTTACTCTTGCTGATTCACAGCTTACTAAACTAGATGATTTAGAAGGTAAAGTAGTTGGGCTGCAGTCACTTTCTTCAGCTTCAGATGCCCTAAATGCTTCACCGGTTAAAGAAAAAATAAAGACGGTTACTGAATTCGCTGACAATGTACAGGCATTGACAGATTTAAAGAATGGCCGCTTGGACGCAGTGGTCATTGACGAAATCGTCATCAATTACTACATGACTCAAGAGAAGGAAACCTTTAAGGTACTTGAGGAATCACTTGCTCCTGAAGAATATGGTATTGGTGTTAAAAAAGGCAACGAGGAATTATTAGAAAAGCTCCAAAAGGCACTAGATGAGATGAATGAGGACGGTACGGCGGCCAGTATTTCTGAAAAGTGGTTTGGAGAAGATAAAGTACTAAAGTAA
- a CDS encoding GNAT family N-acetyltransferase encodes MEKVEIRRPRTEDIEELHQFFRIVISETFAREGLAGLIDDIKAEIESKKNYLHLDLDLDSKGEKRYFLIALAENKIIGTIEYGPASKLIQDCTNGKLGNLVEVGTVFVLPDYQRKGIGNKLLAQMLYTLKARGILEFCLDSGYKNAQTIWKKKFGEPHYLLKDYWGQGQDHMIWKISTSGAYF; translated from the coding sequence GTGGAAAAAGTTGAGATAAGAAGACCTAGAACCGAGGACATTGAAGAGCTACACCAATTTTTTAGGATTGTCATTTCCGAAACCTTTGCAAGAGAAGGACTAGCGGGGTTAATAGACGATATCAAAGCTGAAATTGAAAGTAAGAAAAATTATTTGCATTTGGATTTGGATTTGGATAGCAAGGGTGAGAAAAGGTATTTCTTAATAGCTTTGGCAGAAAACAAAATTATTGGAACAATAGAATATGGTCCTGCTAGTAAACTGATTCAAGACTGTACCAATGGAAAACTGGGGAATCTTGTTGAAGTAGGAACGGTATTTGTACTCCCTGACTATCAAAGAAAGGGAATCGGGAACAAGCTGCTAGCTCAAATGCTTTATACCCTAAAGGCCCGGGGAATCCTAGAATTTTGTCTCGACAGCGGCTACAAAAATGCCCAAACTATTTGGAAAAAGAAATTTGGGGAACCTCATTATTTACTAAAGGATTATTGGGGGCAGGGGCAGGATCATATGATTTGGAAAATATCAACGAGCGGGGCCTATTTTTAA